CATCGTCGTCGTCGTCGTCATCATCATCGCCCGCATTGTCGTCATCGTCCGCGTCGTCATCGAAACCCGAGTCGTCGTACGCGATCCCGTCGCGCGCCGAGTCGTCATCGTCGCCGCACGAGCAGCCGGGGAGCGCGAAGATCAGCGGGAGGGAGAGGAGCAGGAGCGCGAAAAACGAAATGAGACGGGAGGGGGGAGCGAGCGGGCGCGCCGTTGAATTTTTCCGGCTGTTTGCGGTTCCCTCCTCGGTCACCGGGCGCTCCATTCCGATTCTTGTCGTTTGAAAATACTCTCGCGGCATTGTCACCACAACAACGTTATTGCGTTGATTGGGATTGGAAAATCGCGCGTCGCGCCGATCGCCGCTCCCTTTACTCACCGCGCGATTCCGAATAGCAAGAAGCATGACCGCGCCCGAACTCCGCATCGCCTGTCCCGCCAAGGTGAACCTGCGCCTGGAGGTGCTGGCCCGCCGAGCGGACGGCTACCACGAATTGCAAATGGCCAACGCACCGCTGGCGCTTGCGGACGAGCTTGTCGTACGCGCCGGAGCGCCGGGCGTGCGGCTTGTCATCGAGGGCGCGGACCTGGCGGCGGATGAAACGAACCTGGCGTATCGCGCGGCGCGGGCGGTGATGGAATGGTCGGGCACGGGCACGGGAACGGGCACGGGCACGTGGAATCGCGGGACCACGGATGGGGATGGGGATTCACTCAATCCTCAATCCTCAATCCTCAATCCTCGCGGATCCTCAATCCTCAATCCTCTCCATGCCGGCGTCGATCTGCGCCTGACCAAACGCATTCCCGTCGCGGCGGGACTTGGCGGCGGGTCGTCCGACGCGGCGGCAGCGATCCTTGCGGCCGAGCGCGCGCTCGGCGTGACGCTGTCGGATGACGAGCGCCTGTCGATCGCGACGCGCCTTGGCGCGGATGTGCCGTTTTTTCTGCAAACGCACGGCGCGATCGTGCGCGGCATCGGCGAGATCGTCATCCCCATCGAGATCGCGCGCGAGATTCCTGTCGTGCTGCTGAACCCCCGATTCGGCGTATCGACGGCGGAGGTCTATGCCGCGTGCGCGGATGCGCTGCGTCTTCCGCAAGAGCCGGCCGCGCTGCCCGAGCCGCTTGTCATCGACGGCGCGGCGGGCGCGGCGGCGCTTTTGCGCAACGATCTGGAGGCCATCGTGGCGGCGCGGCATCCGGAAATCGAGGTGATGAAACGGCTGCTGATCGACGCGGGCGCCGTCGCCGCGATGATGACGGGCAGCGGCCCGACGGTCTTCGGGCTCTTTGAAACCGAACCGGGTGCGGAGATGTTGGCGAAGGCGCAAACGCGCGGATTCCTGGCGATCACGACAAGCATTGTCCCGCGCGCGCCGGTTTTTGTAGACTGACCGCCCGCCGCATCGGAACGGAACGCCGGTTCGGCCGCCGGGAAGTGTTGTTGGGGCGTAGACAAGCGGTAAGTCACAGGACTTTGACTCCTGCATTCGTAGGTTCGAATCCTACCGCCCCAGTTCAGGAAATAGGAAATAGGAAATAGGAAATAGGAAATAGGAAAGAGGAAAGAGGAAAGAGGAAGCCGCAGCGGAAATTTTTGGGGGGAGCGATGTCGTCGATTACAGGTGCGCTGCTCGAATTCATCGACGACCTCATCATGCTCGCGGGGCGGATCGTTTCCATCGTCCTCTTGACCCTCTGGGTGCCGGTGTCGTGGCTCCTTTTTTGTCAGTGCATGGAAGCGACACTGAATCCCGAAGTCGGGCGGTCCATGGGGGCGGCGTTCGGGTACGCCGGCGGCACGATGGCGCTTGGGTTTCTGACGCTCGCGGGCGCGTGGTGGTGGTTCAAACGCGCGATTTATCTCCTCGTCGCAATATTTCTCTCGCTCGAAGAATGGATTACCGGAAGGGATCGCGCGGCAGAATGGCTTGAACGCTGATCGCAATGTGGCTTGCGCAATGCCCATACCGCCGAAAACGAAGCCGTATCGGACCACGCCGCGGGTGGCGAGTCGCCGTCGGAAGGGGACGGCCAGATCCTTCGCTGACGCTCAGGATGACGAAGCGCCACGATCACGAAGCGCCACGATGACGAAGCGCCAAGGCGTTGACCCGAGCTGGATTCCCAGCTCCTGAGCCTTCCAGCCTTCCAGCCTTCCAGCCTCTGAGCCTTCCAGCCTTTTTTATGCCCCCCCATCGTGGCATAATGCTTCGTTCGATTTTCGGCGCGTAAGCGCCCTTTGCATCTCAGGTGAGCCAGAGACGACATGACTTTTCCAACGCAGCGACCGCGCCGGCTTCGGCGCACGGAGGCCCTTCGGAGCCTCGTGCGCGAGACGCGCCTTGCACCCGAAGACCTTGTCGCACCGCTTTTCGTGCGGCCGGGCAAGGACGTGGCTGAGCCGATCGGCTCGATGCCCGGACAGTTCCGGCTCTCGGTCGATCGCCTCGTCGCGGAGGCACGCACGCTTGCCGAGCTTGGCGCCGGCGGTCTCATCCTTTTCGGCATTCCCGAAACCAAGGACGCGACCGGTTCGTCGGGTTACGCGCCCGATGGCATCGTGCCGACGGCCGTGCGGGCGGTGAAGGACGCCGTGCCGGATCTGGTGGTGGCGTGCGACGTGTGCCTTTGCGAATACACCGACCACGGCCATTGCGGTGTCATCAAGAACGGCGATGTGGACAACGACGCCACGCTGCCGCTTCTGGCGAAAGCCGCCGTCGCCTACGCCGATGCCGGCGCCGATATCGTGGCGCCGAGCGACATGATGGACGGGCGCGTTGGCGCGATCCGCAGGGCGCTTGACGAATCGGGCCACGCGGGCGTGCCGATCATGTCGTACGCCGCGAAGTTCGCGAGCGCGTTTTACGGCCCGTTCCGCGAGGCGGCCGACAGCACGCCGAGCTTCGGCGACCGCCGCTCCTATCAGATGGACGCGGCGAACAGCGACGAGGCCATGCGCGAGATCGCGCTCGATATCGAGGAGGGCGCGGACATCGTCATGGTCAAACCCGCCCTGCCGTATCTGGATATCATCGCCCGCGCGCGCGACCGCTTTGACGTGCCGATCGCGGCGTACAACGTCTCCGGCGAGTATTCGATGCTCAAGGCCGCCGCCGAAAAGGGCTGGCTCGACCACGACCGCGTCATGATGGAATCGCTTCTGGCGATCCGGCGCGCCGGCGCGTCGATCATTCTCACCTACTTTGCAAAGGACGCCGCGCGCCTGCTTTAACGCGCGGCTCGGGACACGCATGAAGAATCTGTTGAAGACCGGCGCCTTGCTATTTCTCCTCGCGACCGTCGCGATCTTCGCCGCCTCGTGTTCGTGCGGCGACGACGACGATGACGACGATGACAATGACGACGACGCCGATGACGATACGGCGGCCGACGACGACGCGGACGACGATTCGACGCCGGTCGATGACGACGCGGACGACGACACGTCGGACGACGACGCGGGCGACGACGACGAAGCCGGCGTGTTTTGGGAATACGTCGAGATCGATGGCGAGCCGGCGGATCCGAACCCCGTGACGCACGCGACGACGCCCGACGCGTTCAACAAAATCCGCCTGTTCCGCTACCGGATGGCCGGGCCGGACGGCGCGGTGTTGCCGGCGGAGGCGATCGTCATCTTGCAGGCGGGCTACACCGCGGGCGTCAACCAGCTCACGTATCTCGCGAAAAGCCTCGTGGAAGCTTCCGAGGGCGCGGTCGAGGTGTGGATCCCCGAAAAGCGCCATCACCTGCTCGAGGATCATTCGATCATCGATCTGGCCGAGGAGCGGCAGGATCCGTATCTGGCGCTCGACTATTACGTGTACGGCAAGGAGGTCGAGGGACAGACCTATTCGGATCCCGATCCGTATGGCCCCGAGACGGACATGATGAGCGAGTGGAGCCTGGATCTGTGGAATCGCGATCTGCGCCGGCTCGTGCACCTGATTCCCGAGGACCAGCGCCAGACGAGCGTGTTCCTCGGCGGCGACTCGCGCGGCGTCGCGATGACGCAGGCGTACGCCGCGTGGGAGTTCGAGGACGGCACGATCGGCGCGGACGAACTGGCGGGGGTCATCTGCTGGGACGGCGGACTGATGGAATATCAGAAGGTCAACGGCCTCAACTACCCGCAACTTCTGGCGGATATTCGCACGGGCGCGGGATTGCGTTATGTGAATATCGTCAGCTCGCAGTTCTGGTTCATGGAAACATTCGCGATGGCCGCGACCGAGGGTTTCGGCGATCCGGACGATCCGACGTTAGGCCCCGACGGCTTTTTCCCGGAGTACGCGGATTTCGCGGCGTTGTTCAAGGCGTTTCGGCGCGGAAAGTTCGTGAAGATTTCCAACGAGGCGTATTTTGGGATGACGCAGGACAGCGACTACATCCCCGTCTCCGCGTACATGGGGCACGTCGGCCGGCTGACCGGCGGCAAGCTGTGCAACGACATCCTCGGTGAGCACCCCTGCGAGATCGGCGCGACGTACACCTGGGCGCGCTACGACGAGACCGATCCGCCGGAACTTGTCGATTCGCAGGTCATCGCGCGCATGCTGTACGAGGGGCCGTCGAATTTCACGGATATCTATCACTCCAAGCGCTTCGAGCTCGACTTGTCCGCGGTGAAGGGCTTCGAAACCGAGGGCACCTGGGCGCACGATTATTTCCACGTTTATTCGTCGCGGATGAAAGCGCCGGTGTTCGCGCTGGTGTCGAAGGCCTACGAGAAGCGCGGATTTATGGAAGACTGGCGCGACGCGGTCGCGCCGGTGCGCGGCAAGGCCGGCCCCCGCGTGGGCGACGATTTTCTCATCATCTACAAGACCGATTGGAGCCACCTGGACGCCATCGCCGTGCATCCGTCGATCAACCCGATCTACCCGCAGCTTCTTGAATGGATCGGCAAGCAGACCGACGGCGACGTCGCGGTGCCGCGATTCGGGACGGTGATCGAGGAGAAATTTGTGGAAGACTGAAAGGCTGAGGCACGGAAAGCCTGGAAGTCTGAAAGTCTGAAAGGGCATCGCAAACAAACGAGCGTCGGAAACGGCGTCCGTCAGGTCCATTCGGTCCATCATGTCCATCGATAAGCAACGTCGCGTCACGCGCATCCGTATCCCATGACCGCCCGCATTGACGAACCCATGGTCATCGGCGGCGTCGCGGTGCGCAACCGGCTCTACCGGGCGCCGGTGCTCGAGGGCGCGGGCCGCGCGAAAGACCCCGCCGGGGAATACGCGAAACACTTCGTGCCGAACGCGAAGGCGGGCGTGGGGCTTATCGTCCAGGGCAACACCATCGTGCTGCCCGAGGGACGCACCTCGCCGGGCATGTCGGGCATCACCGGGCGCGAACAGGTGCTGGCGCTTGCGCCGATGGTGCGCCAGGTGCACGAGGCGGGCGCGCGCATCGCCGTTCAGCTTGGCCACGGCGGCGCGTATTCGCTCGAGAGCTGGCATCGCGAGTTTGTCGCGGCGCGCACGCATCTTCCGTTCGCGCCGGGTCGCCTGCCGTTCCCGCAGCGTTGGTTTCACGGCGGCGTGCACGTCATGACGACCGGCGAGGTCGAGGCGCTCGCCGCGCGTTTCGGCGTCGTCGCCGCATGGGCGCGCGAGGCGGGTTACGACGCGGTGCAGCTTGCCGGCAGCAACGCAAAGCTGTTGCACCTTTTCCTGTCTCGCCGCTACAACCGCCGCGACGACAAGTACGGCGGCTCGCTCGAAAACCGCTTTCGCCTGATCGCCGAAATCCGCGCGGCAATCGCGCGCGAGGCGGGCGAGGATTTTCCGGTGTGGCTGAAGTTTCCCGCGTGCGAAGGGCGCGGCATTTCGCGCACGGAAGGCATCACGATCGCGCGCCTCGCGGAGGATGCCGGATTTTCCGCGCTGACGCCGGTCATCGC
The DNA window shown above is from bacterium and carries:
- the ispE gene encoding 4-(cytidine 5'-diphospho)-2-C-methyl-D-erythritol kinase gives rise to the protein MTAPELRIACPAKVNLRLEVLARRADGYHELQMANAPLALADELVVRAGAPGVRLVIEGADLAADETNLAYRAARAVMEWSGTGTGTGTGTWNRGTTDGDGDSLNPQSSILNPRGSSILNPLHAGVDLRLTKRIPVAAGLGGGSSDAAAAILAAERALGVTLSDDERLSIATRLGADVPFFLQTHGAIVRGIGEIVIPIEIAREIPVVLLNPRFGVSTAEVYAACADALRLPQEPAALPEPLVIDGAAGAAALLRNDLEAIVAARHPEIEVMKRLLIDAGAVAAMMTGSGPTVFGLFETEPGAEMLAKAQTRGFLAITTSIVPRAPVFVD
- a CDS encoding NADH:flavin oxidoreductase; the protein is MTARIDEPMVIGGVAVRNRLYRAPVLEGAGRAKDPAGEYAKHFVPNAKAGVGLIVQGNTIVLPEGRTSPGMSGITGREQVLALAPMVRQVHEAGARIAVQLGHGGAYSLESWHREFVAARTHLPFAPGRLPFPQRWFHGGVHVMTTGEVEALAARFGVVAAWAREAGYDAVQLAGSNAKLLHLFLSRRYNRRDDKYGGSLENRFRLIAEIRAAIAREAGEDFPVWLKFPACEGRGISRTEGITIARLAEDAGFSALTPVIA
- the hemB gene encoding porphobilinogen synthase; this encodes MTFPTQRPRRLRRTEALRSLVRETRLAPEDLVAPLFVRPGKDVAEPIGSMPGQFRLSVDRLVAEARTLAELGAGGLILFGIPETKDATGSSGYAPDGIVPTAVRAVKDAVPDLVVACDVCLCEYTDHGHCGVIKNGDVDNDATLPLLAKAAVAYADAGADIVAPSDMMDGRVGAIRRALDESGHAGVPIMSYAAKFASAFYGPFREAADSTPSFGDRRSYQMDAANSDEAMREIALDIEEGADIVMVKPALPYLDIIARARDRFDVPIAAYNVSGEYSMLKAAAEKGWLDHDRVMMESLLAIRRAGASIILTYFAKDAARLL